tcaatatttttaaaaagtcctcgataatatactcgtatacaTAAGCTACCTTCCCCTCAAAGTTCGGAGATTACTCGGATCAAACACAGTTTTGCAGACAGAAAAGAATTTCcttgatatatataaattttctaatttgtTTACAGAGAAATGTGGAGTGACATATTGTGTGGGGGAAGCCTATGTATGCATAAACGATGAGTGCTACTGTGCAGAGGGATACACACCCAATCCCTTTCAGACACGTTGCCTAAAATGTCCAGGTCTtagtttttttcctttaatataTCGTTTCTGTGTATAATGTCTGTCTAATTTTTCAACCAAACATATATACCAATCATTGGTTTTCTGACCGTACATTAGCTTTGAAATTAATTGGATTAATGTTTCAGAAAGCTACCcttatgatatttaattaaaatctaaaacgAATAATTGAACAGTTACATTTAGTAAGAAATTAATTGCAAACATAGATTTTGTATCTtaagttaatgttatttagtaaatttcatattaaataatgtgatTCTAAAAACGCACTTTAAAAGTGACCAaagtatttaagttaaaaatcaggaatgttattttttatttacaattagctgtcgaccgcgactccgtaggCGGGGAATTGGAAACAAACTTAACTAATTGCCTATGTGGTCtaccaaactatgttctacatctatgccaaatttcaacaagatcaaTGCAGCCGTTATAGATATACCTTCTTACAAaattccatccatctaaacattcgcatttatagtattattaaGAATCTTCGCATTTTCATAACTTCAACTTGTGTATATTTCAGGTTTGGGTGAAAAATGTTTCGGAACATGTTGCGGTGAACATAAGAATGGGAGTCTTCAATGCCGACAGGGTGTCTGTCAACCTTGCTATGATTCGTACGGCAATTGGATATGTCGgtatgtaacataaaatttacatcatcatcatcatcatccttATTATAGTCATCATCGTCAGAGGTCTCTCCCATACGATGATTGTCACAACTCttctaaagtaatatttttgccGAAAGTGATATTTCGAAACTCAGCACAATTTTCATAATTGCTTAGCTAATTTTATGTgatgtgaaaataatttaataattttttgattacagTGACTCCTTGGACCAGATGTTTCTGGTCTCGAGTACTCAGATAATAATGGCAGCTGCGTTAATATTAGGAATAATAACGACTTTCATTTTACTATACAGACTTTGTGCTGCGACCGCTAACTTGCAGTAAGTAGTCGCTTTAATAAATAGGGGAAACTTGGTAGTAGTCATTCCACAACTAACGTGTACTTTGTAAAGCAAAATTAACCAAAGAAAAGGAATtcttaatgtaatttgtaattgtaTTTCACACACTTTTCTGTTTGATTCTTTCCAATCTTAATAACACgatgataaagaaaaaactttacttaCTTTCTTTTCCAGTATGTTAACTAAAATTACTAGAAGAATAaggttttaatttcaatatgaaaatggctttttattgtatactacattttgcccgcgactccgtccgtgctaaattaataataaacttaataagtctATGTCTTCtctcagactatgttctacatctgagacaaatttcatcaagatccgttgagccgttccggaaataccttcaaacaaacatccatccatcttaactttcgcatttataatattggtaagatttaAAAGCTCTTAAATGGCACTAGGCATTTAGTAACTAAGGATTAGCCTTCGTTTTTCAAATAGTatcattttttcaattatttctagttacatttattacacaatttatCTATATTCTTTCAGACCTGTTGGGACCAGACCTAATTACGAGAGTCGTCTGTCTATTGGAAGCCTGCAAATTTACGTCGAAGAAAGATTAAGGGATGCTCCACCAAGGTAATGCGTAGAGGACAAACAAACTtcaattcttatttatatagatgtataatatataaacaaataaataaaaatggttcaTTATAGGTATACAAGAACTGCGCCCGCTGGCTCCTCCGTGTATCCAGCGTCCGCGTATCTTAACGCAGGTTTTGTAAGTAAATTCATACGTTTAACTCTTTCGAGGTTCAATAGTCattcaattcaaataataGACGATTTGTTAGTAATCATAACGTACCTAGCCAGCGTACCTTTTCAACAAACTTAATTGCGTAAGTTCGTTAGTTTTGTACCCTGGTGTTTCAAAGATGCCTAATCATTTGATTCttttagttttcaaataaatcactagtatctgtatttttttgttatttttcacaCAGATACACGATAGCAGCGTGCCGCCGCCAGCCTACACGCCCAGCACCAAGCCCCGAGATACTCAAAGCGAAACCCtgcatatataaaaataataattaatcgaTCTCttgtaaatatagttttataaataactttttgatttgattggatgtaatttttgtaatttataagattaa
The Papilio machaon chromosome 8, ilPapMach1.1, whole genome shotgun sequence DNA segment above includes these coding regions:
- the LOC106720697 gene encoding uncharacterized protein LOC106720697 translates to MALRLLFCCIFFSLLLRINEAIIEKCGVTYCVGEAYVCINDECYCAEGYTPNPFQTRCLKCPGLGEKCFGTCCGEHKNGSLQCRQGVCQPCYDSYGNWICRDSLDQMFLVSSTQIIMAAALILGIITTFILLYRLCAATANLQPVGTRPNYESRLSIGSLQIYVEERLRDAPPRYTRTAPAGSSVYPASAYLNAGFIHDSSVPPPAYTPSTKPRDTQSETLHI